In Streptomyces rapamycinicus NRRL 5491, the genomic stretch GGCCCGGGTCGGCACCTCGCATATGGGGCAGTGCCGCGAACAGGGCGGTGTCGCTGGCACGACCGGCGAGGATGACGTCGCAGCCCTTCCGGAGGGCTTCCCGGAGGGGTTCTACGCCCATCATCGCGACGGTGTGACCGCGCTCGAACAACTCCCGGTCGATCTCCGGCGCGTTCGCCAGGGGCTGGATCCGGCCCGTGTCGTAGAGGTCCTTCAGCCGCTGGGCGGGCTGGTCGGAGTAGATCAGGCCGAGCTTGACGTGCAGGTCTTCTTCCGCGGCGATGGTCCGGCAGAGGGAAGCGACCTGGTCGACTCCTGCGTCACGGCCGGAGGTACCGCAGGAGCCGATGATCAGCGGCACGCCGAGCTCGTCACGGCCCCTCAGGAGCAGCCGCAGATCGCGGGTGACCGCCCGCGCGGACAGCTTCGGGGTGCCCGAGCCGAGGGCGGCGGGGCCGGAATCGGTCGAACCGGCGTCGCAGGCGATCACGTCAGGGCGGGCGGCGAGGCCGCGCGCGAGCGCGTCGGCGTCGAACCCGGCGCCGAGCGCGCCGGTGGGGGCCAGGATGCGGAGTTCCATCAGGGTGGTGCCTTTCATCGTGTCTGGAGGGAGAGACGCGTTTCGCCTCAGGCGGTGACGCGGTCAGGGGCGCGTCGAGCCAGGCGGGTGAAGACGAGGAAGGTGACACCGGCGGCGACGGCGGCGTTGAGGAACATGTAGCGCCAGCTGGTCAGGTCGACCGTGGTGCCGAGGATGGCCGGGCCCAGCGCCATGCCGGACGCGGAGGCGATGGTGTAGAGGGCGGTGTAGGTGCCCAGCACCTTCTGCGTCGGCGCGAGGTTCCACAGCGCGACCAGCGCGTTGACCGCGAACGACGCGTACCCGAGGGAGGAGAGCACCATCGCCGCGACCGTGCCCGGGGCGGTGGGGACGGTGAAGCCGACCAGGACTCCGGCGATGAACAGAACGACGCCGTAGCGCACCGCGCGCAGCTGCCCGAGCCGGTTCGAGGCGTAGGCGATCGGCAGCACGGACACCAGGAACGCGACCGCGCCGGGCAGCACGAGGCCACCGGCCTCACCGCGGGTCAGGCCGAGAACCTGCGTACCGTACGGGGTCATCAGCGAGCGCAGCGCGGTCCACATCCCGGCGAAGCAGAAGATGCCGATCATCAGCAGCGGCGTCGGGCTGGACGGGGAGCGGAGCGCGTCCTTCAGCACCGCCCACGGAGAGCCGAACTCCCGCGCCCCGTCCGCAGTCTCCCCGTCCGCCGTCTCCTCGCCGGGCAGGAGGACGTCGGTGTGGCGGCGGCCGAGGAAGGCCCAGGACAGCGCGAGCACGATCAGCATCAGCAACGGGGGGATCGCGAAGGCGAGACGAAGGGACCGGTCGACGACCAGGAGGCTGATCAGGGAGGAGACGACGATGGTCAGGCTGACACCGGCCTTGATGAAGCCCTGGGCCTTGCCGCGGGCGGACGGCGCGACATAGTCCGAGATCAGGGTCTCGGTGACGCCCTTGAAGGCGTTGGCGACCGCGGCGAAGCCGACCACGCACACCATCAGCGCGGGCAGGTTCGTCGCCCAGGGGATGAGGACGAACGGCACGGTGGCGAGCGCGGCGCCGACCAGGACGATCGGCCACCGGCCGGTGCTGCGGCGGGCGAGCTTGTCGGAGAGGAACCCGACGGACGGCTGGGTGAAGATGCCCCAGGAGTGGTCCAGGCCCATGATCAGCCCGATCACGCCCGCGGAGGAGAAGTAGTGCCGCAACTGCTCGGGCACCTGGGCGTCGTAGAAGTTCCAGACCGCTTCCTGCGCGAACACCGCGAGGGTCACCCAGAGCACCGCACCGCGGTTCATGCGCTCGCCCACTGCCGGGCGGGGCGATGTCGTGGCCGTGTTGGAGGCGGGCGGGGAATCGAGGGTCATGGGGTAGTGACTCCTGTGCCATATGCTATAGCAAGCGTGTTATGGGGAGAGCCCCTCGGCGCATCCCGCACGTCGCGTCGGGGGAGGCAGGCGGATCGGGGGTCAGTCGCCGGACAACTGGGCGAGGGCGGCGCGGTGATGCCGCACGGCAAGCTCCTCGGCGCGGTCCTCATCCCGTTCGAGGAGAGCGTCAAGCAGCTCGCGATGCTCGTGATAGCGGGCGCGGAACGCCTCGGCATGCTCGGGAGCGAGCCGCATCGTCAAGTCGAGCCGCTCCTCGTCGCTGAAGGCCCGGGCCTGATCCAGCAGGCCCTCCAGGACGGGGTTGCCCGCGCACGCCTCCACCTGACGGTGAAACAGGCGCAGCTCCTGGAAGACGGCAGCGAGCCCGTCGGCCACATCGGCTTCCACGCCCTGCCCGGCGACGGTCTTCTCGATCCCGGCGACGATCCGGTCGGCCTGGGCGAGCAGTGAGACCAGGCCGGTGAGCTGCTCCGCGGTGGCGTTGCGGGCGGCGAGGCGCGCCATGAGGGCGGACAGGCGGACCTCGGCCTCCACGATCTCGGAGCGGGCCGCCGAGGAGTGGTCGGCGATCCGCAGGGCGCGCGGCCCCGCCCTTTCGACGACCTTCTCGTGCACCAACTGCCGCAGGGCCTCACGGACCGGGGTCGGGCTGACGCCGAGGCGGGCGGCCAGATCCCGCTCGGTGATCTTCTCACCCGGCCGCAGGACACCCCCACGGATCGCGTCGCGAAGCCGACGGTATGCCTGGTCGGCCAACGACGTGGTCTCCACGGAACCCAGGGCGTCAGCGCTCATGTCGATGAGAGTACTTCTGCTATAGCAAACAGTCAATGTGTCCAAGCTCCTGCATGAGCCCGGGAAACGGGCTTACGGTGGAAGGGTCATCGCGCGGATGTCCGCCACAGGCCGATGAGCGGATCGAACGGATCGAAACAATGGCCGAAGCGACCAAGACAGCCCCTCGTACCAGCGCGTCCTCACGGGGACAGGCATCGGCTCCGGCCGCGAGGAGACGCACCCGCGGCCCCCGCGCCGCGGCCGAGGACGTGTGCGCGCGCCATTCGGTGACCGTCCAGCTCGACGGGCGGCGGGTGGAGTTGCCGTCGGAGGACCAGCTCTGCTTCCTCGCCGGGCTCGGCGTCCTCGCCGCCGTCGGGATCATCGAATGGCCGGTGGCGGCGGCCATAGCGATCGGGCACGGGCTGGCCCACAGCCAGCACGGCAAGGCGCTGCGCGAGTTCGGAGAGGCTCTGGAAGAGGCATGACACAGCAGACGCCGGACACGCCGGAAACACCGGACACGCCGGACTACCCCGCGATGATCGTTCCGGTCGGGCACGTGGAGCCCGTGCCGCGCCGCATCCGTGGCTTCGTGGCCGGACGTCCCGTCTTCGACACCGTGCGGGCGCGCTATGTGTGGCTCTGGCCGGGCTATCCGCAGTACTGCGTGCCCCGCGACGACATCGCCGAGGGGGTGCTGGTCGACGAGGGCCGGAGCATGGCGCTCAAGGTCGGCGGGGCGCACCGCCGGACCCTCCAGCTGGGCTCGCTCACCCGCCCGGGCGCGGCCTGGGAGTGGGGCGGGGACGCGCCATCCGGCATCGTGGGCCATGTCAGCTTCCGGTGGGAGGCCATCGACGCCTGGTTCGAGGAGGACGAGCAGGTCTTCGTCCACCCCAGGAGCCCGTACACCCGCGTCGACGCGCTCCGGTCGGGCCGCGCCGTGCGCGTCGAGCTGGACGGCGCCGTGATCGCCGACGCCCCGGGCTCGGTGATGGTGCTGGAGACGGGGCTCCCGACGCGCTACTACCTGGACCGGGTGTATCTGGACTGGACGCGCATGGAGCCCACCGAGACCGTCACCAGCTGTCCGTACAAGGGCATGACGAGCGGATACTGGTCGGTCCGGACCGGCACCGCCACCCATCCGGACCTCGCCTGGACCTATGACTTCCCGACCCGTCAGGTGTCCCCCATCGCGGGGCTCGTCGCCTTCTACAACGAGAAGGTCGACCTCTACCTGGACGGCCGGCCGCTTCCCCGGCCCGCCCCGGTCTCCAGGGCGGGCTGGGAGAAGGAGCACCGGCAGGCGTAGAACTCCTCCTCGCCCGGAAGGGCCCTGGGCCTCGGCCCGGGGCCCAGGCGTGTGTCCCACGGCTAGGATTGACGACCCGTCAGTTCCGGTCACGGAACGCGCACGCCCCAGGCCCACGAGAGGAGAACCGCCCATGAAAGCGCACCGCGCCACCAGGTGGCTCCCGCTGCCCACCGCACTCCTGCTCGCCCTGCTCCCCACCAGCGCCTCCGCCTACCCCAACCCCGGCCGGGTGACGGGCGACACCGTCGTCCACGACCCGTCGATGGTCCGCGCCGCCGACGGCACCTATCTGCTCTACTCCACCCACGGCGGTCTGGAGGCCCGCACCTCCACCGACCGGATCGCCTTCAGCCGCTCGGGCAGCGCCTTCACCACCCCGCCCTCCTGGTGGCGGACGTACTCGGCCGACAACGACCCCTGGGCGCCGGACATCTCGTACCAGGCTGGCGGCTATCTGATGTACTACGCCGTCTCGTCCTTCGGCGCCAGCAATTCCGCCATCGGCCTCGCCACCTCCCCCAGCGGCCGGGCCGGGACCTGGACCGACCGCGGCATCGTGCACTCCACCACCGTCTCCAGCGACTACAACGCCATCGACCCCAGCCTCTTCGTCGACAGCGACGGAAAGTGGTGGCTGTCGTTCGGCTCGTGGTGGTCGGGGCTGAAGATGATCCGTCTGGACCCCGCCACCGGCAAGCAGTACACGGGCGACCGGACGGTCTACGCCATCGCCTCCCGGCCCACCGGCACCAAGGCGATCGAGGGCCCGTCGGTCGTCAAGCGCAACGGCTACTACTACCTGTTCGCGTCGTACGACACCTGCTGCGCGGGCACCAGCTCCACGTACAAGATCAAGGTCGGCCGCGCCACCAGCCCCACCGGTCCGTACTACGACAAGAGCGGGGTGAACATGATGAACAACGGCGGCACCCCGGTCCTCGAGTCCCACGGCCGCTACATCGGCCCCGGCGGGCAGTCGGTGCTGAGCGACGTCGACGGTGATCTGCTCGTCTACCACTACTACGACGGCCAGGACAACGGCACCCCGAAGCTGGGCGTCAACCTGCTGAGCTGGTCCGGCGGCTGGCCGACCGCGTACTGACCGCCGCGGGCCACACCGCTCGTGCCGCACGGTGCCGTGCGCACCGCCGGGACCGAGTCCCGAGCACATGGCGGCCACCATGTGCTCGGGACGCGTCATTTGACGCCGATGTGCGCTCCGGGGCCGAGCGGCAGGTCCAGGCCGTAGAAGATGCCGAGGATCGCCAGCCACACCAGCAGGAACGGCACCACGAAGATGGCCAGCCGGGAGATGAGGGTCCCGAGACGGGCCTCCGGTTCGTATTCGCGGACCATCGCCAGGACCAGGAGGAGATACGGGTTCATCGGGGTGATGGCGCCGGTCGCCGAGTCGCCGATGCGGAAGGCCGCCTGGCTGAGCGCCGGGCTCATGTCCATGAGCATGAACGCCGGGATGAAGACGGGGCCGACCAGGGACCACAGGGCGGATCCGGAGAGGATCACCAGATTGAGGCAGGAGGCCAGCAGGACGAACGCGATGATCGCCCAGAAGCCGGTCACGCCGATGGAGTTGAACAGCGCGGCCGCCTTCACCGCCAGCAGCACCCCGAGGTTGGACCAGGTGAAGACCGCGATGACCTGGGCGGCGAAGAACATCATCACGATGTAGCCGGACATGTTCTTCACCGAGTCGGTCATGGCGGTGACCACGTCCTCGGTGCCGGTGAGCCGCTTGACCGTGAAACCGTAGGTGAGCCCGGCGAGCAGGAAGGCGCCGAAGAGCACCGGTACGACACCGTTCAGCACCGGCGAGGGCACGAAGGCGCCGCCCTCCCCGCGCAGCGGGGCGCCCGGCGGCAGCCACAGCGCGAGGACCGCCGCCAGATACACACCGACGACCGCGCAGGTGACCGCGAGCCCCTTGCGCTGTACCGGGGTGAGCGCCAGGTCCTCCCCCGTGGCCTCGCCGTCGGCCGCCTGGTAGGTGCCCAGGCGTGGTTCGAGGACGCGGCTGATGAGGAATCCACCGAGCAGCCCCAGGACGACACTGCTGGCGGCGGTGAAGAAGTAGTTGATGAGCACATGGATATGGAGGCCCTCGGCGGCCGGGAGCACCGAGGCCGCCTGCTGGGTGATGCCCACGTACAGGGCGTCCAACGAGCCGATGGTGAACCCGGCGGCGTAGCCCGCGGTGACACAGGCGAAGCCACCGATGAGACCCGCGACGGGATGGCGTCCGGCGCTCTTGAACACCAGGCCCGCCAGGGGTGGCAGCACGATGGCGCCGACGTCGCTCATCATGTGCGCCTGGCTGGCGATGATCGCCACCGCGTACGGCAGCACGGCGCGCGGCACCCGGGCCAGCGTGGCCCGCATCGCGGTCTCCAGCAGACCGGTCTTCTCCGCGAGCCCGACCACCATCATCAGCACCAGCACGGCGCCGATCGGCGGGAAGGTGGCGAAGTTGGGGATCAGGTTCTCCAGCAGCCAGCGCAGCCCCTCACCGCTGAGCAGCCCGCCGATGGGCTTGGTGTCATCGGTGCCGGGGACGGTGACGGAGACACCGGCGAGGGCGAGGACGGTGGAGACGACCGCCAGCAGCGCGAAGAGCCCGGCGAACAGGACGATGGGATTGGGCAGGGCGTTGCCGGCGCGTTCGATGAAGGAGAGGACACGGTCGAGTCGGCCACGCCGCTCCTTGTCCGGCGAGGTGCCCCCGGGGGCGGGGAGCCCGGTCACCGCGGGCATCAGGGCCGCCCTCCGGCTGGCGTGGCCGAAGGCAGGAGGCCCTTGGTGTCCTTGCGGACGTGTCCGTCCTGCACGACGCACACCACGTTGGCGGGGTCGCCGAGCACACCGATGTCCGCGAGCGGATCGCCCTCGCAGACGACGAGGTCGGCGACGCGGCCGGGGGCCAGCGTGCCGAGCCGGTCGGCGACGCCGAGGAGTTCGGCGGCGGTCCGGGTGCCGGCCACGATGGCGTCCATGGGGTCCATGCCCAGGTCCACGAGGTAGGAGAGCTCCATCAGGTTCTGTCCGTGCGGACAGACGGCGGCGTCGGTGCCGAGCGCGATCCTGGCGCCCTGTTCGATGGCGCGGGAGATGTTCTCCTTGGTGATGCCGGACCAGCGCACCTTCTTCTCGTAGTGATAGTGCTCCATCGTGGCCTTGTTGATGCCCGCGTAGACGGTGGAGAGGGTCGGGACGACGAAGACGCCGCGCTCCCCCGCCATCTCCAGGGCCCGGTCGTCCAGTCCGTAGCCGTGCTCGATGCTGGTCACCCCGCCGCGGATGGCGTTGAGGATGCCCGCGTTGCCCTGGGCGTGGGCGGCCACCGGCTTGCCGCCGTGGCGCCGGCACTCGTCGACCACGGCGCGGATCTCCTCCTCCAGGAGCCCCTCGTCGTCCGGCTGGTCGTAGGGGCTGCCCATGCCACCGGTGGCGCAGATCTTGACCAGGTCGGCCCCCGCGCGCAGCACCTTGCGCACGGCCAGCCGCGCCTCGTCCTCGGTGTCGGCGAGCTCGGACATCTCACCGCCGCTGAGGTCGGTGCCGTCGGGCAGGCGCACATCGGCGTGGCCACCGGTGTGGCTGATGATCCGTACGGCGGTGTGCAGCCGGGGGCCCTCGATCCGCCCGGTCTCGACGGCGGTGCGGTATCCGGTGGACAGGCCGCCCAGGTCCCGGGCGGTGGTGATGCCCGCGTCGAGGGTCTGCCGCATGCGGGTGGCGGTGTCGAAGGTGACCAGGACCGGGTCGAGTTCACCGCGGCGGCCGGGCGGTGTGGCATGGCCGTAGGCGAGGTGGGTGTGACAGTCGAAGAAACCCGGCAGCACGGTGCGGCCGCCCGCGTCGATGACACGGCCGGTGAAGGCGGTGCCGGAGGCCGGGGGCGCGGTGGCCGCCGGGCCCGCATAGGTGATGGTTCCTTCGGCGTCGGCGATGACCACGGCGTCCGCGATCGGGGCCGCCCCGGTACCGTCGACCAACGTGGCGTTCTCCACGCGCAGAGCGGTCCTGGTGGTCTCGGACGTGGTGGGTTCCGTCATGAGCTCGATCTCACTCCTCGTTGAGAGAACTGGTGGGGAGGAGTGTCGGTCCATCGTGTGTTTCGGGTGTTATCATGCAGCATTCCATCGAGATTCACATGCGATACGCAGAAAAGCGCCGCCCATGCACACGCAGGATTTCGCCGCGCATGACCTGGACGAGCTGGATCGCGGCCTCATACACGCATTGCAGATCCACCCCAGGGCCCCATGGACTCTCGTCGGTGATGTTCTCGGGGTGAACCCGGTGACGGCCGCGCGACGCTGGCACCGGCTCCAGGAGGCCGGGCTGGCTTGGGTGACCGCCTACCCCCGGCTGTCGGACTCCCGGATCGTGGTGACCGGCATCGTCGAGGTGGACGCCGAGCCCGGGGTCGGGGAGGACGTGGCCGAGGCCCTGGCGGCCGACCCCTCGGTGGCGAACGTCAAGGTCACGGCGGGAAGCCGGGATCTGGTGATCGCGCTGCAGGCTTCCGACCTGGGTGAGCTCTCCCAGCTCAGCACCCTCCTCTTCCGGGGCGCGCCGGGGGTGCGGGCGACACGTACCCATGTGACGACGGCCCTGCCCTTCGAGGGCAGCCGGTGGCGACTGCGCGCCCTGGACGCCACGCAGTGTGCTCGGCTCCAGGAGGCGCTCCCGCCGACCGAGCCGCTCCCGTCGGGGACGACCGGCTGGGAGCCCCTGGATGTCCGGCTTCTGGAACTGTTGAGCATCGACGGCCGCATGGCGATCAGCGAGCTGGCGGAGCACGCCGACGCGCCACTGACCACGGTCCGGCGAAGGCTGCGGACGCTGCTCTGTTCACGGGTGTCACTCCGCTGCGACCTCGCCCGGCCGCTGTCCGGGTGGCCGCTGTCCGCGGTGTACTTCGCGTCCGTACCGGCCGAGCGTCTGGAGGAGACCAGCCGGGCGCTGGCCGGGGTGCGGGAGGTGCGGTCGTGTGCGATCACGGCCGGTCCGCACAACCTGGTGATCGACGTCTGGCTGCGCGCGTCCGGCGATGTGCACGCCTTCGAGGCACATCTGTCGAGGCGGCTGCCGCGGCTGACCATCGAGGACCGCTCGGTGGTGCTGCGCACCGTCAAGCACATGGGCCGGCTGCTGGACCGCGACGGCCACAGCGTGGGCATCGTCCCGCTGCGCCCCTTCGCCGCCCCCGCTGCCGGGAGTGCCACCGCCACCTGAGGCGCGGGCGCACGGTCCGGTATCGCGGTCACCTCGTCCGAAATGGCCGAACGGGCGGACCGGACGTGAAGGCGCTGTCCGGTGTTCGTGTGGGTGCCATCTGCCGGTACCCGCCGCCGGACACGCTGGGGCGCCATGGCACCTGTGCGCGCGATAGTCCAAGCCGTTCCGCTGGTGGCTACGGCCATCGTCATGCTCGACGCGGCCACCGACTTCTTCCCGGACGCCCCGCTGGTCGGCGTCATCACACCGGTGCGCCTCGCCGTGCTGGCGGGGCTGGCCGCGACGGTGGTGACGGCCCCGAGACTCGCCACGTTCCGCACCCGGCTCGACCTCGCCATCGCGCTGCTCCTGCTCAGTGCCATCGCCACCACCTACGTCGGCGGACACCCCGACGCGCCGCTGCGCGCCCTGATGACCGCTCTCGCCACCTTCTATCTGCTGGTCGGGGTGCGGCGGTCGCAGCCCGAATCGTGGCGGGCGGTGGCGCTGCTCGCGCTGGTCGGCGTGGCGGCCGCGGCCACTTCGGCGTTCACCCAGGTGACCAATGAGGTGCCGACCGGCTTCTGCCGCACCGGTCTCTTCACCGACGTCGACTGCGACAGCGGCGGGGCCGGTGCGATGATCCGCGCCACGGGCACCTTCGCCAACCCCAACCTGCTCGCCGCGTTCCTGGTGCTGCTCACCCCGATCGCCCTGCTGACGGCGGTGACGGTGGCCGAGCGCACGGCCCGGGCCGCCGTCGTGGCCGTGGGCCTCCTCGCGTACGGCGCGGTGCTGACCACCTTCTCGCGGGCGGGCTGCGTCGCGGCCGCGGCGGGTCTGCTGGTGCTCGGTGGCGCGTACTGGCTCGCCCCCCGCCTCGGCCGGTGGGGGGTGCGGACGCTGACGACCATGGGGCTGGCCGGGCTGGCGGCGGTGACGGTGGCGCTGTGGGTGGTGTCGAGGGCCGGTGACGCGCTCGGGGTCCGGGGGCAGGCGTGGAAGGCGGCCGTGGACCTGGCCGCGGACCATCCGCTCGGGGTCGGTCTCGGGCGGGCGGGCGACGCCGTCTCCGCCGCCGTACCCGGCGGCAGGACGTTCGTCCACGCGCACAACATGTGGCTGAACTGGCTGGCCGAAGCGGGTGTGGCCGGTCTGCTCGGCATCCTGCTGGTGACCGTGATCGCCGTCGCCTCGGCGGTCCGCGCCGCCCGGGAGAAGTCCGTGGCCGGTGTCGTCGGGCTCGCCGCCCTGACGGGGTTCTTCCTCGCGGCCACGGTGGACCACCCGGCCAATCCGGACCGGATCGCCATGCTCTTCTGGCTGGTCCTCGGCCTCGTCATGGCCGAGGTCCCGGGCGGGTGGCGGGAGTCCGGGCCGCCCGCGCGGGCCACCGGCCGGTCGGGCCGCCGGGCGCGGCGGAACTAGCGGGTCCCGTCCCGCGAGCCCTCAGCCACCGGGCGTCCCACGTTCCGAAATTCGCTCGCCACCTCCGCCTCCGCCCCGAACCATGGCCCCATGGTTGACACATCCTTGTACGCGGCGTTCCTCCTCGCCGCTTTCGTCCTCTGCGTCGTCCCCGGCCCGGACATGATGTTCATCGTGGCGATGGGCGGCCGGGGCGGCCCCGCCACGGGGGTCATGGCCGCGTTCGGGGTGGCGTGCGCGATGTTCGTGCACGCGGTGGCCGCGACGATGGGGCTGTCGGCCCTGTTCGCGGCGCTGCCGACGCTCTACCACGTACTGCGCTGGGCGGGGGTGTCGTATCTGCTGTACCTGGCCGTCAAGGCGTTCCGTGACCGCTCGCTGCCGGGCGAGGAGAGCGGACACGTCGGCCCGGGGCACCGGCGCGCGTTCTGGCAGGGCGCTCTCATCAACCTGCTCAACCCCAAGGTGATCCTCTTCAACATCGCCTTTCTGCCGCAGTTCGTGAACCCCGGACTCGGCCATGTGCCGGGCCAGTTCATGATCCTGGGGATCACCTTCGTGGTCATGGGCTTCTGCGTGGACGGGTCCATCGGCTTGCTCTCGGGGAAGCTCGGCGGGCTGCTGAGCCGCAGCCGCCGGGTGGCGCGGGGGCTCAACGTCTTCAGCGGGACGGTGTTCACCGGGCTGGCCGTACGGCTCGCCGCCGCACCGAAGTAGGCGGCCCGTCGGACGCCGTGGCCGCCCGGGGTCCGGACAGCGGACCGTCCTCCTGGCCCCGCCCGCTCGGTGGCGACGAGAGTGGGCGGGCGGTTCATGTCAACCGGAAGGCGGGGCACAGCGATGGCGGACACGGTGCGGCGGGGCTATGCGCCCAGCCCCTTCGGGCAGTTGCACTATGCGGAGTGCGGGTCCGGCGAGGCGGTGCTGCTGCTGCATCAGACGCCACGTTCCTGGACCGAGTACGCCGATGTGCTGCCCCTGGTGGGGCGGGCGCACCGGGCGATCGCCATGGACACCGTGGGGTTCGGCGCCTCGGCCAAGCCCGAGGGGCCGCATTCGATCGAGCGGTTCGCCGATGGGGTGGATGCGCTGGCCGACGCGCTCGGGCTGGCCGCGTTCCATTTGGTGGGCCATCACACGGGCGGTGTGGTGGCCGTGGAGGTGGCCGCCCGGCTGGGCGACCGCGTCAGCAGTCTGCTGCTCTCGGCCACGGCGTTCGTGGACGAGGCCAAGCGCGCGGCGGCTCCCGCGCGCCCGCCGGTCGACCATGTCGACCCCGAGCCGGACGGCTCACACCTGGTGGAGGTGTGGAACCGGCGCCGCGCCTTCTACCGGGCGGGCGAGGAGGCCGCGCTGCACCGCTATGTGATCGACGCCCTGACCGTACTGGACCGGGTGGAGGAGGGGCACGAGGCGGTGTACCGGTACCGGATGGAGGAGCGGCTGGCGCGCATCACCGCCCCGGTACTGGCCGTGT encodes the following:
- a CDS encoding arabinan endo-1,5-alpha-L-arabinosidase, whose protein sequence is MKAHRATRWLPLPTALLLALLPTSASAYPNPGRVTGDTVVHDPSMVRAADGTYLLYSTHGGLEARTSTDRIAFSRSGSAFTTPPSWWRTYSADNDPWAPDISYQAGGYLMYYAVSSFGASNSAIGLATSPSGRAGTWTDRGIVHSTTVSSDYNAIDPSLFVDSDGKWWLSFGSWWSGLKMIRLDPATGKQYTGDRTVYAIASRPTGTKAIEGPSVVKRNGYYYLFASYDTCCAGTSSTYKIKVGRATSPTGPYYDKSGVNMMNNGGTPVLESHGRYIGPGGQSVLSDVDGDLLVYHYYDGQDNGTPKLGVNLLSWSGGWPTAY
- a CDS encoding DUF427 domain-containing protein, translating into MTQQTPDTPETPDTPDYPAMIVPVGHVEPVPRRIRGFVAGRPVFDTVRARYVWLWPGYPQYCVPRDDIAEGVLVDEGRSMALKVGGAHRRTLQLGSLTRPGAAWEWGGDAPSGIVGHVSFRWEAIDAWFEEDEQVFVHPRSPYTRVDALRSGRAVRVELDGAVIADAPGSVMVLETGLPTRYYLDRVYLDWTRMEPTETVTSCPYKGMTSGYWSVRTGTATHPDLAWTYDFPTRQVSPIAGLVAFYNEKVDLYLDGRPLPRPAPVSRAGWEKEHRQA
- a CDS encoding MFS transporter, translating into MTLDSPPASNTATTSPRPAVGERMNRGAVLWVTLAVFAQEAVWNFYDAQVPEQLRHYFSSAGVIGLIMGLDHSWGIFTQPSVGFLSDKLARRSTGRWPIVLVGAALATVPFVLIPWATNLPALMVCVVGFAAVANAFKGVTETLISDYVAPSARGKAQGFIKAGVSLTIVVSSLISLLVVDRSLRLAFAIPPLLMLIVLALSWAFLGRRHTDVLLPGEETADGETADGAREFGSPWAVLKDALRSPSSPTPLLMIGIFCFAGMWTALRSLMTPYGTQVLGLTRGEAGGLVLPGAVAFLVSVLPIAYASNRLGQLRAVRYGVVLFIAGVLVGFTVPTAPGTVAAMVLSSLGYASFAVNALVALWNLAPTQKVLGTYTALYTIASASGMALGPAILGTTVDLTSWRYMFLNAAVAAGVTFLVFTRLARRAPDRVTA
- a CDS encoding metal-dependent hydrolase family protein; the protein is MTEPTTSETTRTALRVENATLVDGTGAAPIADAVVIADAEGTITYAGPAATAPPASGTAFTGRVIDAGGRTVLPGFFDCHTHLAYGHATPPGRRGELDPVLVTFDTATRMRQTLDAGITTARDLGGLSTGYRTAVETGRIEGPRLHTAVRIISHTGGHADVRLPDGTDLSGGEMSELADTEDEARLAVRKVLRAGADLVKICATGGMGSPYDQPDDEGLLEEEIRAVVDECRRHGGKPVAAHAQGNAGILNAIRGGVTSIEHGYGLDDRALEMAGERGVFVVPTLSTVYAGINKATMEHYHYEKKVRWSGITKENISRAIEQGARIALGTDAAVCPHGQNLMELSYLVDLGMDPMDAIVAGTRTAAELLGVADRLGTLAPGRVADLVVCEGDPLADIGVLGDPANVVCVVQDGHVRKDTKGLLPSATPAGGRP
- a CDS encoding GntR family transcriptional regulator, encoding MSADALGSVETTSLADQAYRRLRDAIRGGVLRPGEKITERDLAARLGVSPTPVREALRQLVHEKVVERAGPRALRIADHSSAARSEIVEAEVRLSALMARLAARNATAEQLTGLVSLLAQADRIVAGIEKTVAGQGVEADVADGLAAVFQELRLFHRQVEACAGNPVLEGLLDQARAFSDEERLDLTMRLAPEHAEAFRARYHEHRELLDALLERDEDRAEELAVRHHRAALAQLSGD
- a CDS encoding AbgT family transporter; amino-acid sequence: MPAVTGLPAPGGTSPDKERRGRLDRVLSFIERAGNALPNPIVLFAGLFALLAVVSTVLALAGVSVTVPGTDDTKPIGGLLSGEGLRWLLENLIPNFATFPPIGAVLVLMMVVGLAEKTGLLETAMRATLARVPRAVLPYAVAIIASQAHMMSDVGAIVLPPLAGLVFKSAGRHPVAGLIGGFACVTAGYAAGFTIGSLDALYVGITQQAASVLPAAEGLHIHVLINYFFTAASSVVLGLLGGFLISRVLEPRLGTYQAADGEATGEDLALTPVQRKGLAVTCAVVGVYLAAVLALWLPPGAPLRGEGGAFVPSPVLNGVVPVLFGAFLLAGLTYGFTVKRLTGTEDVVTAMTDSVKNMSGYIVMMFFAAQVIAVFTWSNLGVLLAVKAAALFNSIGVTGFWAIIAFVLLASCLNLVILSGSALWSLVGPVFIPAFMLMDMSPALSQAAFRIGDSATGAITPMNPYLLLVLAMVREYEPEARLGTLISRLAIFVVPFLLVWLAILGIFYGLDLPLGPGAHIGVK
- a CDS encoding O-antigen ligase family protein, with translation MAPVRAIVQAVPLVATAIVMLDAATDFFPDAPLVGVITPVRLAVLAGLAATVVTAPRLATFRTRLDLAIALLLLSAIATTYVGGHPDAPLRALMTALATFYLLVGVRRSQPESWRAVALLALVGVAAAATSAFTQVTNEVPTGFCRTGLFTDVDCDSGGAGAMIRATGTFANPNLLAAFLVLLTPIALLTAVTVAERTARAAVVAVGLLAYGAVLTTFSRAGCVAAAAGLLVLGGAYWLAPRLGRWGVRTLTTMGLAGLAAVTVALWVVSRAGDALGVRGQAWKAAVDLAADHPLGVGLGRAGDAVSAAVPGGRTFVHAHNMWLNWLAEAGVAGLLGILLVTVIAVASAVRAAREKSVAGVVGLAALTGFFLAATVDHPANPDRIAMLFWLVLGLVMAEVPGGWRESGPPARATGRSGRRARRN
- a CDS encoding Lrp/AsnC family transcriptional regulator gives rise to the protein MHTQDFAAHDLDELDRGLIHALQIHPRAPWTLVGDVLGVNPVTAARRWHRLQEAGLAWVTAYPRLSDSRIVVTGIVEVDAEPGVGEDVAEALAADPSVANVKVTAGSRDLVIALQASDLGELSQLSTLLFRGAPGVRATRTHVTTALPFEGSRWRLRALDATQCARLQEALPPTEPLPSGTTGWEPLDVRLLELLSIDGRMAISELAEHADAPLTTVRRRLRTLLCSRVSLRCDLARPLSGWPLSAVYFASVPAERLEETSRALAGVREVRSCAITAGPHNLVIDVWLRASGDVHAFEAHLSRRLPRLTIEDRSVVLRTVKHMGRLLDRDGHSVGIVPLRPFAAPAAGSATAT
- a CDS encoding LysE family translocator, with translation MVDTSLYAAFLLAAFVLCVVPGPDMMFIVAMGGRGGPATGVMAAFGVACAMFVHAVAATMGLSALFAALPTLYHVLRWAGVSYLLYLAVKAFRDRSLPGEESGHVGPGHRRAFWQGALINLLNPKVILFNIAFLPQFVNPGLGHVPGQFMILGITFVVMGFCVDGSIGLLSGKLGGLLSRSRRVARGLNVFSGTVFTGLAVRLAAAPK